From the Alkalibacter rhizosphaerae genome, one window contains:
- the lipA gene encoding lipoyl synthase: METSRRPEWLKIKVNVGKSLEVTDMLRSLGLNTVCEAANCPNKVECFTKKTATFMILGSNCTRNCTFCNVEKHETTPVDPQEPENIADAIEKMGMKHVVITSVTRDDLSDGGSNQFAAVIQKIKVQNKKVTVEVLIPDFQGDHKSLLNVIKAHPEIINHNIETVPRLYSEVRPMAIYERSLKLLASVKKEDETIITKSGIMVGLGETYDEVMEVFRELRSVDCDVLTIGQYLAPSKEHHEVVEYIHPEQFALYKEKALELGFKYVASAPFVRSSYNAFEAMDSLKQ; the protein is encoded by the coding sequence ATGGAGACTTCTAGAAGACCTGAATGGCTGAAAATCAAAGTAAATGTAGGAAAATCTCTCGAAGTAACGGATATGCTGCGAAGTTTGGGACTAAATACCGTTTGTGAAGCGGCAAATTGTCCCAACAAAGTGGAATGTTTTACAAAGAAAACAGCTACTTTCATGATCCTTGGAAGCAATTGTACGAGAAATTGTACGTTTTGCAATGTCGAAAAACACGAAACAACTCCGGTGGACCCTCAGGAACCTGAAAATATTGCCGATGCAATCGAAAAAATGGGAATGAAACACGTAGTGATCACCTCTGTTACAAGAGATGACTTGAGCGACGGTGGTTCCAACCAATTTGCAGCCGTGATCCAAAAAATAAAAGTACAAAACAAAAAAGTAACGGTGGAAGTTCTAATTCCGGATTTTCAAGGAGATCATAAATCGCTTCTGAACGTCATCAAAGCACATCCCGAGATCATAAACCACAATATCGAAACTGTACCCAGGCTGTATTCGGAAGTCAGACCCATGGCCATCTATGAAAGATCGCTTAAATTATTGGCAAGTGTAAAGAAAGAAGATGAGACGATCATCACCAAATCCGGGATCATGGTCGGATTGGGAGAAACGTACGATGAAGTGATGGAAGTCTTTCGAGAACTGCGAAGCGTTGATTGTGACGTACTTACCATTGGGCAGTATCTGGCTCCTTCAAAAGAACATCATGAAGTGGTAGAATATATACATCCGGAACAATTTGCACTTTATAAAGAGAAGGCATTGGAATTGGGATTCAAATACGTGGCATCCGCTCCCTTTGTTAGAAGCTCCTACAATGCTTTTGAAGCGATGGACTCGTTGAAGCAATAG